Below is a genomic region from Corallococcus macrosporus.
GCCACGCTCGTCGCCGGCTGCCCCACCGTCCTGGAGGGCCTGCTGTTCCGCGGCATCTCGGGTGGAAGCACCGGCAGCTACCTGGACTCCCCCACCGACTTCCCGCTGGTGCGGCTGCGGGGCGCCGAGGGCGGCCGCCTCTGGACGCTCCCCAGCAGCAACACGTCGGAGACCCGCGCGACGGTGACCGTCCCCGCCGGAACCCAGCTGGGCACCTACGGGCTGTCCGTCTTCGCCAACGCCATCCCCGGTGGACGCATGGTGACCCTCGTCGCCAACCGCCCCCCGACGGCGGCGGATCAGACGGTCACCGTGCCGAAGGACATCGCGGTGGAGCTCGCCCTGACCGGCACGGATCCGGACCCCGGCCAGGTGCTGACCTATACGGTCGTCACCCAGCCGCAGCACGGCACGCTCGGCACCAGCGCGCAGGGGATCCTCCAGTACACGCCCGCGCCCGGCTACGTGGGCACCGACAGCTTTACCTACCGCGTGCGGGACTGCGCCGACGACAGCAACGTCGCCACGCTGACCCTCAACGTGGTGGACGCCGTTCCGACGCTCACCTGCCCCGCGAACGTCACCGCGGAGGCGACCGGCGCGGACGGCGCCATCGTGAACTACGACCCCGCGGTGCTGGAGCCGGCGGGGCTGCCGGTGACCTACTCGCAGGCGTCGGGCTCGCGCTTCCCGCTGGGCACCACGACGGTCACCGCGACCTCCACGGGCCTCACCTGCACGTTCACGGTGACGGTGCAGGACACCACGGCGCCCGCGCTGACCTGCCCCGCCAACGTCCTGGTGGGTCCGAATGAGCCGGTGACGTTCGAGCCCACGGCCACGGACGCGGTGACGTCCCCGCCGACGGTGACGTCGTCGCCCGCGTCGGGCAGCACCTTCGCGCCGGGCGCCACGCAGGTCACCGTCACCGCGACGGACGCCGCGGGCAACACCGCGCAGTGCACGTTCCAGGTCCGGGTCCAGGCGGAGGTCGTGGAGATCGCCGGCGGTGGCTGCGACAGCAGCGGCGGCACCACGTCCGCGCTGGCGCTCCTCGCCGCGCTGGCGGCCTGGAGTCATTCGCGCCGCCGTCGGAAGCCGGCCCGGGGGAGCTGGGCGCTGGCCGCGCTGCTGGCCACCGTCGCCTCCCCCGCCGCCTTCGGACAGACCCCCACCAGCCCGTTGCGCCCGCTGGACCTGGAGCGCCTGCGCTTCCAGCCGGCGGCGACGGACTCGATGCTGGTGGACACCGGCCGCGTGCTCCCCGAGGGCGGCTACCGCCTGCTCCTCATGGTCAACTACGAGCGCGGCATCCTCCTGCTTCAGGGCAGCGACGGACTGGAGCGCTCCATCCTCCACTACCGCACCGCGGGCTGGCTGGCTGGCGCGTGGTCGCCGGTGGACCGGTTGGAGTTCTCCGCGAAGCTGCCCGTCATCATCGCGCAGGGCGGCCATGGCGCGGAGCAGCTGGTGGGCGTGAGCGAGCCGGACTCGTTCGGCCTGGGCACGCCGGAGCTGGGCGTGCGCTACGAGCTGCTGCGGCGCGAGGAAGGCGCGCCGGTGTTCCTGGGCCTGGGCCTGGACATCGGGCTGCCGGGCGGCTCGGCGGACGCGTTCGGCCGTCAGGCGGGCTGGGCGGGGTTCCAGTTCGCGCCGCGCGTGTCGGTGAGCCGCGAGCTGGGTCCCGTGGTGCTGGGCGCCAACGCGGGCGTGCGGATCCGCTCGAAGGAAGTGGAGCCGGGCCGCGACGTGGGCACCGAGCTGGAGCAGGGCGTGGTGGTGGCCACGCGCGGCAAGGGGCTGCGCGGTGAAATCGCGCTGCAGGCCGCCGAGTCGCTCGTGGAGTCCGACCTGGCGCTGGAGCTGCTGGGCGGCGTGCGGCTGCCGGTGGGCGCGGGCTTCGAGGCGTTCGCGCTCGCGGGGCACGGCTTCACGGACATCCCGGGCACGCCGTCGTTCCGCCTGGGTGCGGGCATCGCGTACGCGAACGAGCCCGAGCCCGTGGACCGCTGCCGCACCGGCCGCAGCCACACGCCGGAGCAGTGCCCCAACGAGGACGACGACGGCGACGGCGTGGCCAACAAGGACGACCGCTGCCCGCTGGAGGCCGGCTCCGTGGAGAACAACGGCTGCCCGGACAAGGACTCGGACGGCGACGGCGTGGTGGACCGCGAGGACCAGTGCCCGAACGAAGCCGGTACGGCGCGCGACCGCGGCTGCCCGGCGCCGGACGCGGACAAGGACGGCGTGCGGGATGACGAGGACGCCTGCCCGAACGAGGCGGGCCCCGCGTCCGAGCGCGGCTGCCCCGTGAAGGACACGGACAAGGACGGCGTGCCGGACAAGGACGACGCCTGCCCGAACGAGGCCGGCCCCGCGTCCGAGCGTGGCTGCCCCGCGAAGCAGCAGAAGCCCGAGGAGCCCCAGCCCCAGCCGCCTCCCGAGAAGCAGCCCGAGGAGACGACGTCGCCGCTGGGCCACATCGTCCAGTTCCCGGTGAACCAGTCCGAGTTCCAGGAGAACGAGCAGCAGCAGTTGGACGCCATCGCGGACTACCTGAAGGCGAACCCGAAGGTGAACATCCGGATCGAGGGCCACACGGACAACAGCGGTCCGGAGGAAGCCAACCGCACGTTGAGCCAGCAGCGCGCGAACCGCGTGCGTGCGTACCTCATCCAGAAGGGCATCGCGGGCTCGCGCATGGAGGCGAAGGGCTTCGGCCCCGACCGTCCGCGCGTGTCCAACGAGACGCCGGAAGGCCGCAGCGCGAACCGCCGCGTGGAGTTCGTGCCCGTGACGGAGCGCTGACCTCCGGAAGCCTCAACGTGACGCCGCTTCGTGGTCATCCACGGAGCGGCGCACGGGCCCCATCACCGTGCGCTGCTTCGTGTTCACCCACGAGGCGGCGCACGGTCGTTTCAGGCCTCTTCGGGTTGCAGCTGCACCAGCGCCGGCAGCTCCGCCGCGCGGTCCCGCAGCCGGACCTTGGGACGGATGGCCACCGGGACGCCGGACGCCGCGAGCAGGTCCAGGTCGAACACGTTGTCGCCGAAGGCGGCGTACAGCGGCCGGTCCGTGCGCTGCCTCAGGCAGGTCACCTTGCCGGGGCCATAGGGCACGGGCTCGAAGACGGACGTCCGCAACCGTCCACCCTCTTCCCTCGGCGTGCACGCCAGCACGAACTCGGGCGTGAGCCCCACCTCGCGCACCGCGGCTTCCACCACCGCGCGCGGCGACGCGCTGACCACGTAGCAGTCCACGCCCTGCCCTCGGGCCCACTCCAGCACGCGGCGGGCTTCGGGATGGATGCGGCGGGCCACGCCCTTGCGCGTCACCACCTCCTGGGCGAAGCCACGCACCTCCTCCGCGTGCCAGCCCGCGAAGATCCACGCCATCATCTCGTAGGTGTCCTTCTCCGGCAGCCGCCCGGCCTCGAACGCCTTGAAGAGCGCGTGCGCCAGCGTCACCGCGTCCGGCTGCGCGTCCACGCCGTGGCGGGCGCCCAGTTGCTCCAGCGCCGCGCGGGCCTCGGGCCGCACGCCGCCGTGCTCCAGCAGGGCCATGAACAGGTCATCGCCCACGTCCCCGCTCCACAGTGTGCCGTCCCCGTCGAAGGCCAGCACTCCGTCCGGCGTCCGCTCCACCTCGCGACGGATGCGCTCCAGCGTCTCCTCGACCCGCTCGATCCTCATGGCCGGCATCCTGGCTGGCCGGACCGTCCAGTGTCACCCGCGTCCGGGTGGCCGGCGCACGGGCTGTTCACCATCGCGACGTGAAGACGTGACTACACTCCCAGGCATGGCACGGACCGAGAAAGAGAAGATGCTCGCGGGGGAGCTGTACAGCGCCACCGATCCGCAGCTGATGGCCGAGCGGGCCCGCGCCCGCAAGCTCCTGCGCCAGTACAACGACTCCACCCAGGACGAGCTGCCGCAGCGGGCGAGCCTGCTCACCGAGCTGCTGGGCAAGGTGGGCGCCGGGACGTGGATCGAGCCGCCCTTCTACTGCGACTACGGCGAGCACATCCGCCTGGGCGAGCGCGTCTTCATGAACTTCCAGTGCGTCATCCTGGACTGCAACACGGTGACGATTGGCGACGACGTGTCCTTCGGTCCGGGCGTGCAGGTGTACGCGGCCACGCATCCCCTGGATCCGGATGAGCGCATCAAGGGCCCGGAGCTGGGCCGCGCCATCACCATCGGCTCGAAGGTGTGGATTGGCGGCGGCTCCATCATCTGCCCGGGCGTCACCATTGGAGAGGGCACCACCATCGGCGCGGGCAGCGTGGTGACCCGGGACATTCCCCCGTACGTCTTCGCCGCCGGCAATCCCTGCCGCGTCATCCGGAACCTCCGGTAGCGCGGCTCAGCCCAGGCGCGTCGCTGATGCGCACTTCGCCAGGGCCTCGCGGAGCGCATCGGCCGGCGCGTCCGGCAGTTCGACCGAGCGCCACGCCACGTAGCCATCCGGGCGGATCAGCGACGCGCCTCCGGCCTTCAGCCCGAACGCGCTCTGGAACGCCCCGGCCTCCACCGGCCGCACGTCCCCTCCGATGCGCACGCACTCCAGCGCGATGCCAGACGCCCTGGCGACCTGGGCCGCGGCGGGCATCCATCGCTCGTCCTCGGTGAAGAGCACCCAGCCCCGCTGGAGCAGGTCGAGCGTCGACGCCCGTTCACCGCCCTTCTCCACCCAGAGATGCGGCGCGCGCGTGCCGGGCTGGCCGGTCCACTGGTCGGGCCGGGCCGCGGGCGGCAGCGTCGCGTCCGCGCCCAGCACCGCGTCCGAGCGGTAGAGCTGACCGAACTCCATGGCCGCGTCATCGAGGATGGGCGCATCGCTGCCCGGCGCCGCCATGGGCTTGAAGTCGTCACGCGCGAAGATCTGCTGGTGCCTCAGCCACGCGATGGGCCGCCGCTCAGCGTCATACGTGTCGAGCAGCCGGGGTGACGCCACGCCGGAGTGCACCGCTGCCAGCTTCCACGCCAGGTTGTGCGCATCGTCAATGCCGGTGTTCGCCCCATAACCGCCACGGTTGGGCGGCAGCGTGTGCGCGGAGTCTCCGGCAAGGAACACCCGGCCCGAGGCGAAGCGGTCCGCGATCAACGCGCTGATCTCCCAGCGGCCCGTGGTGACTACCTCGACCGGCACGTCGTCCCGGCCAATCGCCCGGGCAATGACGGCCCGCAGCTCGGCGTCCGTGAGCTCGCGGTCGTCCCGGTGGATCAGCAGCCAGCGGCCGTCGCCGTACGTGGTGAGGAACGCCTCGAAGCCCGGCTGCGCGATGTTGAACTGGGAGACTCCGGCCTTCAAATACTCCTCCAACGGCGCCCGGAAGATGACGCTGCGAGCGGTCCGCATGTGGCCCCGCCCGCTCCGGCCAATGCCGAGCGCCTCGCGGACCGGGCTGCGATGCCCGTCCGCCGCGATCAGGTAATCGGCCCGCAGCATCTCCTCCTGACCGTCACGCCCGCGGATCCAGGCGACGACGCCGTCGGCGCCCTGCTCGAACCGGACCAGCTCCGTCCCCAGCCGCAGGTCCGCGCCCAGCGCGAGCGCCTGCTCCCGGAGGATGGGCTCCAGGCGATCCTGCGCGATCGCGGCGCCCCGGCACAGGGAGAACTCCACGTCAGGCACGTTGCGGTCCTCCGGCGTCCAGGAGGACTCCTCGAACCACTGTCCGCTCAGGCTCTCCGCCCGGACCCGCCGCAGACGGATTCCAGGAGGGGCCTGCGGGATGCGCGCGCCCAGGCCCACGGCGCGGAACAGCTCCAGGCTCCGGGGCGTGAAGCCAATGGCCCGGGGATGGGGATGGCTCCCCAGGTGCCGCTCGACCACCACCGTCGGAACGCCGCGCCACGCCAGGAACATCGCCGCGGACAACCCCACCAGGCTGCCGCCCACCACGAGCACCGCCGTCGACTTCGTCTCCATCATGTCCTCCGATTCGACGTATCCATCGATACAGTGTATCGGAGGATACGGGTTGTCAACGTGATCGGGAATGGGCAAGACGGAGGGCGATGCCCCCTGGACGCAAACCGAGTGCGAAGAAGGCCCCCGTCGTATGGGAGCGCCCCGAGCCCGCCCGCCGGCCTCCACCCGTGCCGCTGAGCCGGGAGGCCATCGTGCAGGCCGCCGTGGGCCTCGCCGACAAGGAGGGGCTCGACGCCGTGTCGCTGCGCAACGTGGCGGCCGCGCTGGAGGCCGGCCCGATGCGGCTCTACGGCTACGTGGCCACGAAGGAGGAGCTGCTCGAGCTGATGGTGGACGAGGTCTACGGCGAGATGGCCGTGGACGGCCGGCTCCGGGGGGACTGGCGCAAGGCCCTGCGCGCCGTCGCCCACCGCATGCGGCGGGCCTCGCGCAAGCACCCGTGGTTCACGGGGCTGCTGGGCGGCCGTCCGCACCTGGGCCCCCACGCGCTCGCGCACATCGAGGCGTCACTGGCCGCGCTGGGGGACACGCCGGGTTTCGAGGACATCGACACCGTCATGCACGCGCTCCGGACGGTCAACGCCTACGTCATCGGCGCCATCCAGAGCGAGGCCAGCGAGCTGCGCTCCGAGGTCCAGAGCGGCAAGACCCAGGAGGAGTGGCAGCACGCCACGGGGCCCTACCTCCAGCGGATGCTCGACACCGGCGAGTTCCCGATGCTCGCGAGGGTCATGAAGGACGCGACGCACCCGCCCCTGGACGTGCTGTTCGATCAGGGACTGGAGTGCGTGCTGGACGGGATCGCGGCGCGGCTCAGCCCACGGCCTGGTGGGTCTCGGTGATGCCCTGGTACTTGTAGGCGCCGCCGTCGTACGGGGTGATGGCGTCGTCGGCCTTCTTGGTGCAGGCCGCGGCGGTGGGGTCGAAGGCCTGGAACTGGCCCTTGTCGTCCTTGAACTCCACCCACGCGTGAAGGCCCTGGTCCGTGTTGCCGAAGGCGACGCGTGCCTCCACGCCGGCCTGCTCGAAGCGCTGCTCGGCCTCGATGGCCATGTCCACGCAGACGCCGGACTTGGACGCGTCGAAGTTGCCGGCGTTCTTCATGGCCGCATCCCACGTCTTGCCGCCCGAGTAGTCATACTTCCAGGACGTGGCCTCCTTCGCGATGTCCTGGGCCACCTGATCCGCGCTCTTGCCGGAGGACGGGCCCTTCGCGGCCTGCGGCTTGGACGGCTCGAAGCTGTCGCGGTTGCGGTTCTGCTGGAAGCTCTGTGCGTGGGTGGGGGGCTTCGGGGCCTGGCCCTTCGCGCCCTCACCCTTCAGCAGGGACTCCCGGGTCAGGCCCAGGTCCGTCAGCAGCTTCGCGAACTCCTGGGGCTGCTTCGCGGAGTCCACCGTCTTCACCGGCTTGCCATCCGGGGTGACGACCTTCACCACGACGTTCCGAGGCGCCTGCGCGGCTTCGGAAGGACGCATCGCGCAAGGGTTCGAGGAAGGACGCGGCAGGGAGGAGATCGCCATGGACAGGCCTCTAGGAAACAGCGGGGATGCCTGTCCCATGAGCACGGCGTGTGCCAGCGCTCGTGCAACTGGGGGTGAGCGCCAAACCCCTGTGTTTCCAGGTCCCGTGGGCCCGTCCTCGTCAGCGAAGCCCCGCGCCGCTGATGACTGTCGTTGGAGGGGTGATGGCCGGCGTCATCACCCTGCTGGCTCAGCGGCGCCGTCAGGCTCCGGGATCTCCGGCTCCTCCGGGCCCTCCACGGTGCGCTCCAGCGTGCGCGCGAGCGCGGCACGGGCCTCCGCGGCCTCCTCGAAGGGCTCATCGCTTCCGGCCCGAGGCGGAACAGGCACCGTCGCGTCCAGTTCCTCCGGATGCAGGCGGAACCACTTCGCGACGAGCATCAGCTCCTGGGCCTCCTGCGCGCGCAGGCCCATCGCCTCCGGCTCCGGCATGGCGAAGATGTCCCGCACCCGCGCCTCCAGCGCCGCCTGCTCCTCCGGCGTCCGGGGCGTGGGGACCTCCGCGCGGATCCGTCCCCGCCGGATCACATAGGTCCGGTCCTCACCGCCGTGGCCGCGCGCCGTGTAGACCAGCGACAGCCGCCGCAGCGTGCGCCCCAGCTCGACGATCCACGCCTGCACGTTCTCCAGCCGCTCCGCGCGGTCGCGCAGCTCCGCCGCGTACTCGAACTGGAGCCGCCGCGCCGCCATCGCCATGCGCTCGCGCAGGATGACCAGCGGCCGGTCGGACTCGCCGTTGAGGAACGCCCGCGCCAGCGCGACCTGCGCCAGGTACTCCGCCGTCGTGCAGCCGCCCGCGCATGGAGACAGGCACCGCGCGGTCTGTCCGCGCATGCACCGAGGGTCGTCCTTCATGGGGAAGAGCTGGATCTGATCCGCCAGCCGCATGGGCGTCTCGGACGGGCAGTCGCGCAGCTCCAGCAGGTCGTTCACCGCGCGCACCACGTCCGCCATGGTGTGCCGGCCGTGGAAGGGCCCGAAGTACTCCGCGCTCCCGCCGCCGCTGGGCTGGCCCACCACGCGCAGCCGCGGCACGGCCTCGCGCGTGAGCTGGAGGAAGCAGTGCGCGCGGTCGCGCTTGTGCTCCACGTTGTAGAGGGGCCGGTGGCTCTTGATCAGCCGGAACTCGTGGAGGAGCGCCGCGAACTCGCTGGCCGTGTACTCCCACTCCACCTGGTGCGCCTGGGAGACGATCTCCCACGCCTTCTCGCCCTCGTCCGCGCGGAAGTAGGACATGAGCCGCGTGCGCACCCGCACGGACTTGCCCACGTAGAGCAGCTCGCCGGCGGGACCGAAGAACCGGTACACGCCGGGCCGGTTCTCCGCGCTCGCGCGGACGTGACTCAGAAGGGTGGCGGCGCGCGGGTCCATGCGGCGAAGGCGCCGGGCCTGTGCGCCCGGGCACCGCAGGCTAACCCGCTCCGTCCCGCCGCACCGCCGTTCGCGCCGGGCCTTTTCCAACCCGGCCGGAGGGCGGCCAGCGGAACGCGCGCCCGGACTTCAGCCCACGTCCTTCAACGTCATCGCGGTGGCGGCGGCCTCGTCCTTCAGGTCCTTGGGCGTGGCGATGGCCGACTTCAGCTCGCGGTACGTCTGCGCGTAGCCGTTGCGCGAGATGCCCTCGCGGATGCGCTCCATGAGCTTCTGGTAGTGCCGCACGTTGTGCACCGACAGGAAGCGCGAGCCCAGGTGGTGCTTGCCGCGCATCAGGTGCTGCAGGTAGCCGCGCGAGTACTTCTTGCACACGTAGCAGTCGCACTCGGGGTCGAGCGGGCCGTCCTCCAGCCGGTACGCGGTGCGGGTGATGCGCACCAGCCCCTGGAACGTGTACGCGTAGCCCTGCTGCGCCATCTTCGTGGGGATGATGCAGTCGAACATGTCCACGCCGCGCAGCACCGCCTCCAGCAGGTCCGTGGGGGTGCCCACGCCCATGAGGTAGCGAGGCTTGTCCTGCGGCAGGGACGCGGTGGCGCGCTCGGTCATCGTGTCGCGCTCCACCTTCGTCTCCCCCACCGCCAGCCCGCCGATGGCGAAACCGTCGAAGGGCAGCTTCGTGAGGAACGCGGCGCTCTCGTCGCGCAGGGCCGGGTGCACGCCGCCCTGGACGATGCCGAACAGCGCCTGGCCCGTGGCGCGCTTCTCCTTCGCGGCCAGGCTGCGCACGGCCCAGCGGTGGGTGCGCTCCATGGCCTCGCGGGTGCCGGCCTCGTCCGTGCGCGAGTCGATGCACACGTCCAGCACCATCATGATCTCCGAGTTGATCGCCTGCTGCATGGCGATGCTCGACTCGGGGCTCAGGAGCTGGCGGCTGTTGTCGTAGAAGCTGCGGAAGTGCGCGCCCTTCTCCGTGATGAGCCGGTCCTCCGGCAGGGAGAAGATTTGAAACCCGCCCGAGTCCGTCAGCACCGCGCCGTCCCACCCCATGAACGGGTGGATGCCGCCGAAGCGCTCAAACA
It encodes:
- a CDS encoding transglutaminase domain-containing protein — protein: MAISSLPRPSSNPCAMRPSEAAQAPRNVVVKVVTPDGKPVKTVDSAKQPQEFAKLLTDLGLTRESLLKGEGAKGQAPKPPTHAQSFQQNRNRDSFEPSKPQAAKGPSSGKSADQVAQDIAKEATSWKYDYSGGKTWDAAMKNAGNFDASKSGVCVDMAIEAEQRFEQAGVEARVAFGNTDQGLHAWVEFKDDKGQFQAFDPTAAACTKKADDAITPYDGGAYKYQGITETHQAVG
- a CDS encoding kelch repeat-containing protein, translated to MRSQRAVWSGLLLFVTSLGLLSCGGNERPAPEGARSVHSRLATPPDFYATASMATARGQHAAVLLPDGRLLIINGVNSAGFVTTAELFDPATGAWTSAGTTGIQGNVTKAVRLSTGKVLVLTDGSTAGRLYDPATGAWTATGNMSTPRGLFTLTLLTTGQVLVAGGTGPGGVRLTSAELYDPATNAFVPTGAMTLGRNAHTATRLRDGRVLAVSGFSGSGEVPGADLYNPATGTWTAVAPPLVPRHYASSTLLPDGRVLFTGGFTATNATNQSELYDPVANTWTATGSLAFARASHAATLLPNGRVLVTGGAEFRASPPLESEIYDPATGTWTAAGTMNVARENHTATLLPSGKVFIAGGFNSAPVTTFSATTEVYDPALSRWSPAGAMGTPRTDAAVALLPSGQVLVAGGRGQFTSSAEAELYDRASNSWSALPALATPRERSTATVLTSGQVLIVGGRNTSTSTASVERFDPATNTWLPTAALLGTRHLHTATLLPDGRVLVAGGQSNTTVLATAELYAPDTNTWTSAGSLTTARAGHRAVLLQNGWVLVVGGHGGGGLELASAELFDPATNTWAPAASLAGARDELTLTLLPSGQVLAAGGIAAFVELTTAELYTPATNTWAPAAALAQPRWLHSATLMPGGKVLVAGGITTNGDYANTAEVYDPTIGRWLNVADPTTAGGLSAVALPSGEVLLSGGLATPNAELFDDTSALPAWRPTVTNPATLVAGCPTVLEGLLFRGISGGSTGSYLDSPTDFPLVRLRGAEGGRLWTLPSSNTSETRATVTVPAGTQLGTYGLSVFANAIPGGRMVTLVANRPPTAADQTVTVPKDIAVELALTGTDPDPGQVLTYTVVTQPQHGTLGTSAQGILQYTPAPGYVGTDSFTYRVRDCADDSNVATLTLNVVDAVPTLTCPANVTAEATGADGAIVNYDPAVLEPAGLPVTYSQASGSRFPLGTTTVTATSTGLTCTFTVTVQDTTAPALTCPANVLVGPNEPVTFEPTATDAVTSPPTVTSSPASGSTFAPGATQVTVTATDAAGNTAQCTFQVRVQAEVVEIAGGGCDSSGGTTSALALLAALAAWSHSRRRRKPARGSWALAALLATVASPAAFGQTPTSPLRPLDLERLRFQPAATDSMLVDTGRVLPEGGYRLLLMVNYERGILLLQGSDGLERSILHYRTAGWLAGAWSPVDRLEFSAKLPVIIAQGGHGAEQLVGVSEPDSFGLGTPELGVRYELLRREEGAPVFLGLGLDIGLPGGSADAFGRQAGWAGFQFAPRVSVSRELGPVVLGANAGVRIRSKEVEPGRDVGTELEQGVVVATRGKGLRGEIALQAAESLVESDLALELLGGVRLPVGAGFEAFALAGHGFTDIPGTPSFRLGAGIAYANEPEPVDRCRTGRSHTPEQCPNEDDDGDGVANKDDRCPLEAGSVENNGCPDKDSDGDGVVDREDQCPNEAGTARDRGCPAPDADKDGVRDDEDACPNEAGPASERGCPVKDTDKDGVPDKDDACPNEAGPASERGCPAKQQKPEEPQPQPPPEKQPEETTSPLGHIVQFPVNQSEFQENEQQQLDAIADYLKANPKVNIRIEGHTDNSGPEEANRTLSQQRANRVRAYLIQKGIAGSRMEAKGFGPDRPRVSNETPEGRSANRRVEFVPVTER
- a CDS encoding TetR/AcrR family transcriptional regulator, whose translation is MPPGRKPSAKKAPVVWERPEPARRPPPVPLSREAIVQAAVGLADKEGLDAVSLRNVAAALEAGPMRLYGYVATKEELLELMVDEVYGEMAVDGRLRGDWRKALRAVAHRMRRASRKHPWFTGLLGGRPHLGPHALAHIEASLAALGDTPGFEDIDTVMHALRTVNAYVIGAIQSEASELRSEVQSGKTQEEWQHATGPYLQRMLDTGEFPMLARVMKDATHPPLDVLFDQGLECVLDGIAARLSPRPGGSR
- a CDS encoding sugar O-acetyltransferase, producing MARTEKEKMLAGELYSATDPQLMAERARARKLLRQYNDSTQDELPQRASLLTELLGKVGAGTWIEPPFYCDYGEHIRLGERVFMNFQCVILDCNTVTIGDDVSFGPGVQVYAATHPLDPDERIKGPELGRAITIGSKVWIGGGSIICPGVTIGEGTTIGAGSVVTRDIPPYVFAAGNPCRVIRNLR
- the tgt gene encoding tRNA guanosine(34) transglycosylase Tgt: MAVRFELLNTDPTGARTGILHTRKGSFPTPMFMPVATHAGFRHLGMEEVKETGAKVLLANTYHLMLRPGPEVFERFGGIHPFMGWDGAVLTDSGGFQIFSLPEDRLITEKGAHFRSFYDNSRQLLSPESSIAMQQAINSEIMMVLDVCIDSRTDEAGTREAMERTHRWAVRSLAAKEKRATGQALFGIVQGGVHPALRDESAAFLTKLPFDGFAIGGLAVGETKVERDTMTERATASLPQDKPRYLMGVGTPTDLLEAVLRGVDMFDCIIPTKMAQQGYAYTFQGLVRITRTAYRLEDGPLDPECDCYVCKKYSRGYLQHLMRGKHHLGSRFLSVHNVRHYQKLMERIREGISRNGYAQTYRELKSAIATPKDLKDEAAATAMTLKDVG
- a CDS encoding FAD-dependent monooxygenase — its product is MMETKSTAVLVVGGSLVGLSAAMFLAWRGVPTVVVERHLGSHPHPRAIGFTPRSLELFRAVGLGARIPQAPPGIRLRRVRAESLSGQWFEESSWTPEDRNVPDVEFSLCRGAAIAQDRLEPILREQALALGADLRLGTELVRFEQGADGVVAWIRGRDGQEEMLRADYLIAADGHRSPVREALGIGRSGRGHMRTARSVIFRAPLEEYLKAGVSQFNIAQPGFEAFLTTYGDGRWLLIHRDDRELTDAELRAVIARAIGRDDVPVEVVTTGRWEISALIADRFASGRVFLAGDSAHTLPPNRGGYGANTGIDDAHNLAWKLAAVHSGVASPRLLDTYDAERRPIAWLRHQQIFARDDFKPMAAPGSDAPILDDAAMEFGQLYRSDAVLGADATLPPAARPDQWTGQPGTRAPHLWVEKGGERASTLDLLQRGWVLFTEDERWMPAAAQVARASGIALECVRIGGDVRPVEAGAFQSAFGLKAGGASLIRPDGYVAWRSVELPDAPADALREALAKCASATRLG
- a CDS encoding HAD family hydrolase codes for the protein MRIERVEETLERIRREVERTPDGVLAFDGDGTLWSGDVGDDLFMALLEHGGVRPEARAALEQLGARHGVDAQPDAVTLAHALFKAFEAGRLPEKDTYEMMAWIFAGWHAEEVRGFAQEVVTRKGVARRIHPEARRVLEWARGQGVDCYVVSASPRAVVEAAVREVGLTPEFVLACTPREEGGRLRTSVFEPVPYGPGKVTCLRQRTDRPLYAAFGDNVFDLDLLAASGVPVAIRPKVRLRDRAAELPALVQLQPEEA
- a CDS encoding nuclease, which translates into the protein MDPRAATLLSHVRASAENRPGVYRFFGPAGELLYVGKSVRVRTRLMSYFRADEGEKAWEIVSQAHQVEWEYTASEFAALLHEFRLIKSHRPLYNVEHKRDRAHCFLQLTREAVPRLRVVGQPSGGGSAEYFGPFHGRHTMADVVRAVNDLLELRDCPSETPMRLADQIQLFPMKDDPRCMRGQTARCLSPCAGGCTTAEYLAQVALARAFLNGESDRPLVILRERMAMAARRLQFEYAAELRDRAERLENVQAWIVELGRTLRRLSLVYTARGHGGEDRTYVIRRGRIRAEVPTPRTPEEQAALEARVRDIFAMPEPEAMGLRAQEAQELMLVAKWFRLHPEELDATVPVPPRAGSDEPFEEAAEARAALARTLERTVEGPEEPEIPEPDGAAEPAG